The following DNA comes from Deltaproteobacteria bacterium.
CGAAATCGGGACCATGAAGGTCTCCGAGGAGGTGGACGCCCTGATCACCATGGGTTTTCAACCAAGCATGTTCCTGGTCGCGCCCAAGGTCATCGCCTCGGTTCTGGTCGTGCCGCTTCTGGCCCTCTATTCCAATCTGTTCGCCATTGCCGGCGGACTTTTGATCGGCGTGTCCACGCTGGATCTGACGCCCAATTCCTACATGCAGCAGACCATGAACACGCTGACCATTTTCGACGTGAACTGGGGCCTGTTCAAAAGCGCCATCTTTGCCCTGCTCATCGCCACCGTGGGATGCTTCAAGGGGTATCAGGTGCGCGGCGGCGCGGCCAGTGTCGGTCAGGCCACGACATCGGCCGTGGTCACGAGTATATTCCTTATTATCCTGGTGGATTCGGTCCTGGCCGTGGTTCTGAGGTACTGGCGGCCATGAACGGAGAAGCGATCATTTCCGCGCGCGGCCTGACCATGGGTTTTGGCACGCGAACCATCATGGAAAACCTGGATTTCGACATCCACGCCGGTGAAATATTCATCATCCTGGGCGGCAGTGGCTGCGGCAAATCCACCCTGCTCAAACACCTCATCGGACTATACCGACCCAGGGCCGGGACCATCTCCATCGCCGGACTGGCCATGGACCCCGACAACCCGGAAACCTTCAAGCGCATTCTGACCCGCATCGGCGTCATGTATCAGGGCGGGGCGCTGTTCTCTTCCATGACCCTGGCCGAAAACATCGCCCTGCCGGTCAACGAGTACTCGGACCTAGACCCCCAGGCCACGGCCGATCTGGTCCGCCTCAAACTGCGCCAGGTCGGGCTGGAAGGTTTCGAGCACCACCTGCCGGAAGAACTCTCGGGCGGCATGAAAAAACGCGCGGCCATCGCCCGGGCCCTGGCCCTCAACCCGGAAATCCTGTTTCTGGACGAACCCTCGGCCGGCCTGGACCCGATCAGCTCCGCCGATCTGGATCTCCTCATCCTGCGCCTGAACCGGACCCTGGGCACGACCTTTGTCGTGGTCACCCACGAGCTGTCCTCCATCTTCACCATCGCCAGCCGGATCATCATGCTCGACAAGGAAACCAAGTCCATCATCGCCGATGGCGATCCGCGCGTTCTGCGCGATTCCAGCACGCACCCCTTCGTGCGCCAATTCTTCAACCGACAGCCGGACATGGAGACATAATGG
Coding sequences within:
- a CDS encoding ATP-binding cassette domain-containing protein; the protein is MNGEAIISARGLTMGFGTRTIMENLDFDIHAGEIFIILGGSGCGKSTLLKHLIGLYRPRAGTISIAGLAMDPDNPETFKRILTRIGVMYQGGALFSSMTLAENIALPVNEYSDLDPQATADLVRLKLRQVGLEGFEHHLPEELSGGMKKRAAIARALALNPEILFLDEPSAGLDPISSADLDLLILRLNRTLGTTFVVVTHELSSIFTIASRIIMLDKETKSIIADGDPRVLRDSSTHPFVRQFFNRQPDMET